ATGGGACCCTCATGAAGGCGTCGTCATTTACCCATGGTTCTAACGCTCACTGAAGTCCGTGACCttcaggaccgtgggttaccgacgatgtcaATAGGTCAGCCAATAAATTAACGGGAATGAAAGGAAAGAACAAAGGCAGGACACGGAGGAAAATAATAGGATGAGAGGACGAATACGAACCCATCAGTAGGATTTTACATACTAAGTTTGGCTCTCCCTCTCATAACTTTGTCTCGTGAATTTATCATATCGATGGATATTTTAGATCAGTGAGTTTCTCTCTAAAGAGAATTTGttgcatttttatttatttatgtccGATACATCGTTTTCGCCTACTCAATAACACGACATTACCTTTTTCTAACATACATATATCGCGAGGAACCTTTTAACTTATTTAATACCGTATTTCACCACAAATAAACCCTCTTTACGGCAGTATGATAGGAAGTATAACTGTACGTATGGTACTTGTCTCCGCCATTTTAGTCTGCGGGAGGTAGGACAACGTAATGGTGGTTTTACGACAAAGGGATAAGGTAGTGTTATGTTTAGCCAGCCACGGTGTGTAAATAAAGTCTGACGTACCATCAAAGCGTACTAATTGTAGAGTAGGTGTTAAAACCTGACCCGGAATCGCGACCCTACAAAGTTCATTGTCGCTGATTTATCGCTGTATGTTAACACGTGTTACCCGACACCTAGTCCCTAACTCACTACTCTAAAACATTTATTagttttgtaaacattgaattTATTGTAATAAAAGGATTTGTTTGTGCTGTCTGTGATCGGCGACCATTGACGATTTAATCTTGTTTTAAAGGTACTGTACGATTTTGCTACATGCCGTACGTGGTATTGGGACGGCTGTCAAAAGGCAAAGCAAACGAATGCTAAAATAACGGGCGAAGACATCAGCGGAACAGGTCAGACACAAGAAGAAGGTAACAGGGAACCTTATAGACACCGACACAAAATGAAAGACAACATGAAACCCATGGAGACACAAAGAAAATGCATCAACCTAGGACAAAATGTCACACCGACATAAACGGAAGTAACCAGGGGCCCAATGAGGCACCAACGCAGACCGGAAGTAACCATGGGATCCAATGAGGCACCAACACAGACCGGAAGTTAATATGGACCCCAGAGACACCAAGACAGAAAGGAACTCAACATGGACTCATTGACACACCAACACAAAAAGGAACTCAACATGGACCCAATGAGGCACCAAAACAGAACGGAAGTCAACATGGATTCAATGACACACCAACACAAAACGGAAGTCAACATGAGAcacaatgagacaccaacactAAACAGAAGTCAACATGGGACTCAATGACACACCAACACAAAACGGAAGTCAACATGGACTCACTGGCACACCAACACAGAACGGAAGTCAACATGAACCCAAGGAAGCACCAACACAGAACGGAAGTCAACATGGACCCAATGACACACCATCACAGAACGGAAGTCAACATGGACCCAATGAGGCACCAACACAGAACGGAAGTCAACATGGACTCAATGACACACCAACACAGAACGGAAGTCAACATGGACCCAATGAGGCACCAACACAGAACGGAAGTCAACATGGACTCAATGAGGCACCAACACAGAACGGAAGTCAACATGGACTCAATGAGGCACCAACACAGAACGGAAGTCAACATAGGACACAATGAGTCATCAACACAGAACTGAAGTCAACATGGGACTCAATGACACACCAACACAGAACGGAAGTCAACATGGACCCAAGGAAGCACCAACACAGAACGGAAGTCAACATGGACTCAATGACACACCAACACAGAACGGAAGTCAACATGGACCCCAGAGACAACAACACAAAACGGAAgtcactgacgagtactagaatgacgaaacagctgtatggtgtctcttacatcactgacaagtcaaGGAGGACGAACAGATCGAATCATGCAGTTTTATATCCATtatttggtatatattgttTCCTGTTAAACGGTGATGTTCATTTTCGTACAATCCCTTGACCTGTTTGatcctaacatcattgacgagtcgaagaaggacgaaacagttgtatgatgtccctggcaTAGCTGACAACtgctagaaggacgaaacagctgtttgatgtccctaacatcactgacgggtactagaaggacgaaacagctgtatgatgtccctaacatcactgacgagtcttagaaggacgaaacagctgtatgatgtccctaacatcactgaggagtcccaaaaggacgaaacagctgtaggatgtccctaacatcactgacaagtcctagaaggacgaaacagctgtatgatgccatttacatcactgacaagtcctagaaggccgaaacagctgtatgatgtccatcacatcactgacgagtcctagataacgaaacagctgtaggatgtccctaacatcactgacaagtcctagaaggacgaaacagctgtatgatgtccctaacatcactgacaagtcctagaaacagctgtatgatgtccctaacatcactgacaagtcctagaaggacgaaacagctgtatgatgtccctaacatcactgacgagacctaaaaggacgaaacagctgtatgatggtATCTTTCGTATAGTCCCTTGACCTGCTTTGTAACCTTTCCCTGGTAGGGTGCTTTAAAATGACCCTTCCACGGAATCACAttttttgagaatatatttccCATACTCCCTTGCATATCTTTAGGATTTAAATCACTAAGCACAGTTAAGAACAtgcattttcttttttcatttactGTCTTTTTAGAGACAATTGAAGTCCTG
This genomic stretch from Pecten maximus chromosome 16, xPecMax1.1, whole genome shotgun sequence harbors:
- the LOC117344790 gene encoding lysostaphin-like; protein product: MGLNDTPTQNGSQHGLTGTPTQNGSQHEPKEAPTQNGSQHGPNDTPSQNGSQHGPNEAPTQNGSQHGLNDTPTQNGSQHGPNEAPTQNGSQHGLNEAPTQNGSQHGLNEAPTQNGSQHRTQ